In Oncorhynchus masou masou isolate Uvic2021 chromosome 31, UVic_Omas_1.1, whole genome shotgun sequence, the sequence ATCGTAATGTCAAAAAATTAGGTGGATAGGATAGATACATAAAGTTGAAACAAAAGAAATAGTAATTCATAGAATGAGTGTCTCCCTTCAACTCAATGATGACAAAATGGGTGGACTTAGCTCATTAAAACAGAAAAGGCTAGGCTACTTTGACGTTCTACTTTacaagcaagctagctaactctTTCAAATAAACATGATTTGTTGTTATGGGATATACCAAATAGAGCTACAGACCCAGCCTGACATTGGTAATTAGCtaattgttacttttatttcagtATTTCAGTGTGGAGTCAATTGAGGGGACTATGTTTCATGAAGCCATTTGAAGGCTGCTGCTGACAGAGGTATGTATACATTATTTATAGTGTAATACATTATGTATAATAAGTCTTGGTGATTCAATAACCTAGTTAATTAATCGTTACATTACTTGTAAGATTATGTTTTGCTCAGTCTGGCAGTAACCAAAACCATCAGAGGCAGAGGATCTCTCTTTCGGCTGCTGCTGATGACAACTGAGAATGGAGCAGAAGAGACATTTTTGTCATGCACTGTAACTAATGGACAAAGTTGTATTGAAGAAAGTCAGCCAGAGTTGACATGGGCTATCATTCAAACAAAGAGATGCCTCCCTGGCCACCAGTGCATAATTCAAAACTATGTTTGCATATAATTACAAATTCTAAAAACTATTCAGGTATTTTGTacattatttatttgtttattaaaTTATATTCTTAGCACAAAATAAAATATTGCTATTTAATAGTCATAATGAATTTATTACACCATGTAGGATTCTATATGGAACCATTTTGAGGGTTCCATATATGATGCATACATTGAACCATTTTTTAAcccttttgactgatactgtatatatatatatatatatatatatatatatatataccagtcaagtttggacacacctactcattcaatggttttctatattttactatttttttacattgtagaataatagtgaggacatcaaaccTGTGGAATCATCTAGTAGCCCAACAAGGGTTACACAAATCAAATGTATAGTCCAATggtgtaaaaatgtattttttacaaAACTGAAAAAATGGAATAAAGTACCGGTTTGATTCAGATAAAAGCGAGTCGCCGTTGCGTGCACTTGCTCTGGATGTGTAGCCCTCCAAAGTACGCTTCCATATGACCTACCACTTCCGACGATAAGCCTACCCAGCTCGCAGCCCGAGTcacgtgcccccccccccccctgtttctgTGGAGCAGAAGCTACTACACAAATCAAACACAACCACAAATCAAACTCAACCCAGCACCCAGTGGAGATCGGAGAGATGGAGACGCGTAGAGCGAGAGAAAAAGCACTTTGCTGTCCGGAACGAGAGACGCTGAAAAAAAAGATGATCCGTTAAAGAAAAGACTGCGTCATGGCTCATATCCTATCGACGGAGAAGGATTTTAGTTCACCCAACGGGAACAGAGATGCGAACCTCGTTGCTTATTAACGGGCGGTTCCGTGACCCAAACAGTACAACTCCGCCCGTGAACGGGGCACGGGACGCAGCGCCTGTGCTAGGCATCGCACTCTGGCTAGGTGTGGTTTCACAACACTTGGATTAGCCTACCTAGTTCTTATTCCAAACACTCGTTCATAATTGAAGCTGAAGCCGTCGGGGATGTGCTAGTCATCTCGTCGCAACAAAGGGAAGGGCGGCTTTCAGTAACCATGAGGGCTGTGTCGGCGAATTTACTTGCACTTCTCTTTCTCTGCACTTGTGCCAGTGTATTCTACGTCTGGAGCAGATTGGAGAGATACAACACGGGACTACAGTTAACGAGTAGGGGGTCCGCTCACATTGGGCCATCCCCGGAACTCTCTGCTAAAACTTTCCGGGCTTTGCTCGCCGTTCCAGTAGCACAGAGACTGCATTTGGGGGGCATACTGGATGCCCACAATCTCACTGGTGTTGCGGATCAAACTGGCTCTTTAGGAATCAGAGATTACCATATGAATGTAGATAACAAGGGGTCAGCACAGAGGGGGGTCCCGGACAAATTGGGCTCTCCGGTTGAGGGAATATTTTGGAGTGAATGGCTTGAGGATAAGTTTCCCGTCAGCTTCAGTGAGGAACATGCCCgggcatggagagggagagccCGGGGACATCGGATTGTCAGACTGGAGCCGGGCTGTGGGAGAATATCCAATCAACTGGCCACTTTTTCGGACCGATCCAAAGCATGCGTGCGTTATGGAATAAACGCGGACCAGGTGCAGGGGGAAACTTTGACTTATTACCTGGCTAGTTTGCTGGGTATTACAAATCTGCCGCCTCTCATCCTCGCCCAGTTGAACGTTGACAGTGAACAATGGGCTTCTGtgagaagaagaataggaggttTACAGTGGAGTGAGCGGGCGGTGGTCTCGCTCACCCAGTGGGTCGCCAACCTGACAGGGGTAATCACACCTGCGCCGCTGCGCCAAGAGAGCAAGGGGCTGCGTCCTGTACGGGGAGAGCTGGGGAACAAGACGACGGCGGAGCTGCTCGAGCTAATGCAGTGGACGGACCTGATAATATTGGACTACCTGTCTGCTAACTTCGACAGGCTCGTTAGCAACCTCTTTAGCCTGCAGTGGGACTCGCGCGTGATGGAGAGGGAGACCAACAACCTGCTCAGAACACCCCGTGGCGACCTGGTTTTCATCGACAACGAGGCAGGGCTTGTGCACGGTTACCGTGTACTGGATATGTGGGAGAAGTACCACAGTACCGTCTTGGActcggtgtgtgtgttcagaaagAGGACAGTACAGCGTGTTATAGAACTGCACCGGCGCAGGGACACCAGGACTCGGCTGCTCGAGCTATACAGAGACAGCGAACCATTGTCTCCGGAATTAGGGTTTCTCTCTGATGAACATGCGGGAGTACTACAGAGTCGAATAAACAGATTATACAAACACATATTGCATTGCAAGGTGAAGTACCACCAGCTGGGCGTTTAGTTTTGATTCCTCTCATTTTGAGGTTCTGTATCTGGCATCTGCTTCACAGAATGACGTGTGCTGCAAATCAGTAACCACACACCTGTACTAGATTAATGCGCGTCAATTGAAACAGTTTTTTAATATATTGATGAACTACCTCTTGTGAAAACAACGTTTTGCCTACTTTATATGTCTGCATAAATAGTCACATTGACGTTGATTTTTGGCTTCGTGCAGGATGGGTCATAATTTATTTTCAGCCAGCCTCAAAACATAGCTGCAGGAATAATGTGATATGAGCCAATGCATCTTTGTAGCTATTTAGGAGCCAATGCATCTTTGTAGCTGTTTAGGAGCCAATGCATCTTTGTAGCTATTTAGGTTTAATGGTCAGCCTTCAACCTCAGGAGTTTGATAGGCTACACAGCTGTGTTTATTAATAGGAATAAACTATTGTGGTGTAAGGGGGGGATAATGAATAATCACTTCATATCATCTGTATTCACAAGGTGCATTGTGTTCAATAATCTCCATAGGAAACTGGATTGCTTGATAATGAGAACCAGGCCTTAATAGGTTTCTCCTAAAAAGTTTTGTATTTGTTGCCACAAAAATGTATAATGTAGACTTTGTCACCTGTCTCACTCCTTTTATAGAAGCTCTAGCCTACTGTACAATCAATTGTCATTGCAAACACATTCATGCATTTGGTTGTCTTGTGATTGTATCTTCTGCCTTAATGTCAGTGGTGTAGTGGCGGATATATGCAGGTAGCAGATATATGCCACTTACCCACTTTTTCCCCGTGGGCATTGCGTATACTCACTACTTAATCCCCACTGATGCGTAACAAAGTAGTATAGTGAAGGTATA encodes:
- the LOC135524278 gene encoding four-jointed box protein 1-like — encoded protein: MRAVSANLLALLFLCTCASVFYVWSRLERYNTGLQLTSRGSAHIGPSPELSAKTFRALLAVPVAQRLHLGGILDAHNLTGVADQTGSLGIRDYHMNVDNKGSAQRGVPDKLGSPVEGIFWSEWLEDKFPVSFSEEHARAWRGRARGHRIVRLEPGCGRISNQLATFSDRSKACVRYGINADQVQGETLTYYLASLLGITNLPPLILAQLNVDSEQWASVRRRIGGLQWSERAVVSLTQWVANLTGVITPAPLRQESKGLRPVRGELGNKTTAELLELMQWTDLIILDYLSANFDRLVSNLFSLQWDSRVMERETNNLLRTPRGDLVFIDNEAGLVHGYRVLDMWEKYHSTVLDSVCVFRKRTVQRVIELHRRRDTRTRLLELYRDSEPLSPELGFLSDEHAGVLQSRINRLYKHILHCKVKYHQLGV